Sequence from the Fulvivirga ligni genome:
CAATAAGCGTGGAGCTTTGAGGTACCTCTTTTAAGAATAGTAACCCTAGTAAAATGCCGTAAATGGGTTGGGTTCCACTTATTATACTCACAGTGGTCACTGAGAACTTTTTGAGGTTAGTAACGAATAATGTATGACCAATAGCCGTAGTTATTAATGCTAGTGCTATTGTAGGCATCCAGGCTCCTGAGATAGTTCTGATATCGTTAAAGAAAAATACCGGCCAGAATAAACAGGCCACAATTATCACCTGATAAAACATCAGCGTAGTGCCGGCGTATCGGGATACTTTTTTCTTTAGAAGTAAGTTTCTTAAAGTATAGAAAATTGAAGATACTAAGCCGCAAATGATGCCGAGTGTAGTGTCATTCCCCAAGCTAAATTCTGGAGCCAGAAAGTAAATACCAATTAAGACCAGAAACGCTAAAAGGATATGTGCAGGCTGAAATTTTGTTTTCAGTAGTAACGGTTCCAGGAAGGCGGTAAATACCGGATAAGTAAACAGAGATAGCATCCCAATAGCTACATTGGAGAGCTTGAGCGCATAGAAATAAGTAATCCAGTGGGCGCCAAGTAAAATGCCTCCTATAAGTAATGCCCATCCATCATGGGCCAGATTCACCTTCAGGCTATTCTTTTTCCAGCGGCAAAATAGATATAAAAATAAAGCTCCGAATACACATCTCCACCAGATGGTAGCTGGAGGAGGCATATTGATGTATCTTCCCAATACACCAGACGTACTCATAATGAGCATGGTAATATTGAGTATAAATAGGTTTTGTATATGTGTTTTGTCTTTCAAAGTGCTAAAGTTACTGTGATGGGGTAATGATCTGAGCCAACATAAGGACCAATGGTTCTATCAGCTACCGCCAAGTTTTTAGATACCAGACAATGGTCTAACGGGATCCTGAAAATCCAACCCCAACTGGGCCAGCTAGCTTGAATTCCGAAGCCATTTCTCGTATCCTCAAGATCAGAATTCTCTATCATTGATTTAAAATATGAGGAATATGGCGTGATATTGAGATCGCCAATTACTACTAAAGAGTCAATTTTTAGCTCTGAAATACTTTTTAAATGTTGATTTCTTGATACGGCGTAATACTCCGAAGTGGGTGGTAGAGTATGAGTGCCTAGAACGTTGACTTCAGAGCCATTTACTGCAAATTTGCAAAGTAAAGAAGGTACTTCTGACTGATCCAAAGTTAAGGTTGTGGTGCTGCTCGGTTTTTCTTTTGAATAGATGGCTATGCCAAAAGAGTCTCCCCTCAATACAGTTTGCTTGTAGGGATAATTAACCAGCGCCACCGATAGCTTATCATGCCAGTGTTTTTGGTATTCCTCAAATACCAATACGTCAGGGTTTTCAGTGTTAATGAAATTGATAGTAGCCTGATAGTTGTGATTGGACTTTAGTAGGTTGATGCTAGTGATTTTTAAATGAGTATTAGCACCATTGCTACTTAATTTAGAAGTATGAGGTAAAACTGCTATGGCGTTGGAAATGAGGAAGATGCCGGCTATAATGGCCATTCTCTTGCCGTTAGTAAATGAGAGTACTATAACGCACAGCAAAAGGCTTAGAGCGTATTGTAGCTTGAAGTTTGTAAAAAGATCCAGCTGCCAGATCATGGACCCAAAGAAGCTAAGAAAAGTAGCCAGACAGACGATAATGGCTGCTAAAGAGAATAAAATTCTGAAAGCTTTTTTCATGGATCTTGATAATGTAGATCCAAAGAAAAGCATTTATCAGGGCATTACATAGAAAAAGGGTGCTGGGTCAAAGCTCCAGGCACCCTTTAGTTCTTAATTTATAGGAGAAGTTATCCACCAGGTGTTGCCAAAAGGATCTTTGACACCACATGAGCGACCATAATCCTGATTTGCTGGAGGCATAATACTGGTTGAGCCCAAGTCAAGAGCTTTTTGATAGGTGATATCCGAATTTTCAACCCAAATGAACATCCCTGCATTAGCTTGTTTAAATTCTTCTGTGACCTGAGCAAACATAATGGTGCTTTCGCCAACTGTCACCTCGCCGTGCATGATCGTTTCCGTGTTGTCTCTCATAACTACCATTTTTTCTTTGGCATCAAAAGTACTTTCCATGAATTTCTTAAATGCAGCTGCATCTATGACTATGAGGTAGGGCATTACGGTATTATAGCCTTCTGGTATTTTCATAATTATAATGGTTTAATATTTTGCTAAGGTCTTTCTTAGATCGGTTGTACGATTGTAAAAAAGCGACATTTTAAACTTCTCTATATTCAGTTCCTTCAGCGTTGCCGAAGAAGTAGGTGCTGGGATCATAGCCTGAAAACTCCTTAAAATCTTTGATGAAGTGAGATTGGTCATAATAGCCACAGTCATGTGCTAGCTCGGTAAGGCTGTTAATCCGGCCAAAAGAATTGAGGGCTTCATTAAACCTTAGGATCCTTGAATACACCTTCGGGCTAAAACCTGAGCAGGCTTTAAATTTTCGCTCAAATTGTCTTAGAGAGAGGCAGTAACGATCCGCCATATCTTTCACATTAATTTGCCCTTGGGCTCTCACCATATGATTCACCGCATCATGAATGTAGTGCGAGGAACATTGCAATGGCAGTAATTTCTTCTCTAGAAACTGAGTGAGAAGACTTACACGATCCTCGTTAGTTCTGGCATTCATAATTCTGTCTGTGAGTTCTTCGCCTTCGGCTCCAAGTAAGGTTTGAAGGTTTACCATTTCATCACTGAGCTCATCAGAGGGTAAATTAAAAATGGCAGCTAAAGCAGGCGGATGTAGGTACACCCCGAAAATGCCAAAGTTGCCCTCGGTATCAAATCGGTGAAATTTCTTGGTCTGAGCATGCACAAGTGCTCTATCGCATCTAGTTTTTCTGTCAGCATTAATTTCATCAAAAGGGCCTTTGTAGTGGAAGAGTATTTCCGCACCACCATCGGCCACAGACCGATAAATATAAGGCTCCGGCTGAAGGAAGTTTATTTCATACACCCAAAACATACGTACATAACGCGCCAGTCTCTGTGGTGGGGGATAGGTTTTGTATAGTACTTGTTGGGATGGCATAAGTGTAATACTGGAAGATACAAGTTATAATTAATTGATTCTGATAATACTTCAGCTATTTATTTATTATTATGTTAATAATGGTATTTTTTAAATAAATAAAGTTATTTTAATTTGAGCTTGATGAGTATATTTATTGTTTGCGATACGGGTGAGTAAGCTTTTTCTTTATTCATTTTTGCTTACAATCTTTTGCAAAGTCTAAATTGAACATAATGATCAATAGAATTCTCAAAGCCTTTGTTATACTTAGCTTAGGCATGATGATGCAGCCAGTTAAAGTTTTTTCTGACGTCCACATAGCACCTATCAATTTTTCAGTAGACCCTAAGGATTCGACAATTTTGGCTAATTTTCAACAGACTTTATCACAGTTAGGTTGGCCGACATTTTATGATATTAATGCTCCCGCAAGATCTTGGAGTGGTGTTACATGGTCTAGTTATTCCGAAGGGGGCCGAGCAACTTACGTGGGATTGGATGGATCTACTTTTGGATTTCAAACTGATAGCCTGCCTGAGCAAATTAATTTATTGAAGGATTTGGATCAATTGGAAAGTTTGACCATTTCGGAAATTGGCATAACCTTTATACCCCCTCAAATTAATGAGCTTACACAGATCAAGACTTTGAGCTTAGTTTATAACAACTTAAATAGCTTGCCATCTGATATTTCCAATCTTACCAGTTTAGAGCAGGTACTTTTGAATGGTAATAAGTTCACAGACATACCTGATCTTTCAAGTCTTACTAGCTTAAAGTACCTCAATCTTAATAAAAATCCTATTGTTGAAAATTACACTATACCGCCCATGGAATCTTTGGAATTTCTTGGGCTTCAACAGTGTGGCTTAACTAGATTGCCCGAAACAATTAATCAGGTTCCTAATTTGAAGCAGCTGGTATTATCGTTTAACTATCAGCTGCAATCATTTCCCAATAATCTTAATCAGCTAACTAAACTCGAACAGTTAAGTGTAAATGAGGGAAATTTAATGGAGCTGCCTGAAGCTTTCGGAAACCTTACTTCATTGAAATTATTAGATGTTTCTAATAATAAACTAAAAAATCTACCGACCTCACTCAGCGCGCTAAACTCTTTGGAAATTATTCGTTTTCAATCAAATGAAATAGAGACTTTTCCTTTAAGCATTGCTGGGCTACCTCATTTAAAGGAAATAAATGGTAGTAGGAATAGGATGGCTGGGGGCATTCCTTCAGAATTGTTTACAAGATCAGATTTGAGAGTTGATCTATCTTTTAATATGCTTTCAGGGGTTATTTCCACCTCAGCAGCAAAGCCCATGCCCACCCTCTTTTTTATAAACAATAACTCATTTACTCTCAAGGATATTAATCCGATTTATCAAAGATTAAAGAATAATAACACCAACTTTAAATTTAATCCACAAAATTTAGTAGGCGAGAAACAGAAGTTAATTCCTCATGCGGGTTCAGAGTTGAGCCTTTCGATTAGTGCTTATACCCCATTGGCAGGAGTAACTGTAAAGTGGTACAAGACGCCAAAGTTAATTTATAATGGAGCTCCGATCCTTGTTGGAAGTGGTTTGCCTTTAGTGATAGAGAGTTTTAAACCGTTACAAGATAAAGGTATTTATTATGCCGTAATTACGCATCCTGCGCTACCGAATTTGCAAATCGAAAGTGAGAGAACTCGAGTTGTCGGTGATAATCAAGCACCGAGAATAGTAGTGAAAAATTTTCTAGCCTTTCGAAATGATTCCGTACCAAATATAACTTTCAATGTGTCTGACGATTTTACATATCAAAAGGATCTTCTAGTAAGTATTTCAGAAACTGAGAATTTGGGCTTTGAAGTTATTGCTGAAGAAACAGCTAACATTGAAAGAAGAATTATTTTAAAAGACCCAAATTGGGTAGGAGTGGATACGGTTACTTTCACAATTACGGACGAAGAGGGTGTATTTGCAGAAAAGAATGTAATCATTAAGGTGGCTGATGCTGAGAATAGCGGTCCAATAATTAAACCGATACCACCCATCTATCTCAATTTTGATTGGGCTTTTGAAAATGGTTCAGAAGGGCCCTGTTCTATGACATATATTTATAGCGCTACCACTATTTTAAGTCCTTTTGCTACTGATGATTTTGATATTATTGATGACTTATACTTCTCATTAGATCCCTTAGATAGTACAGAGTTTGCTAACAACGACAACATTTTCGTTACCATAAACCAGTTTGGTGAAACTAAGCAATTAGACATATTACTTTTTGCCTGTGAAGATACCACGTTGAATAAAACTGTCCATCTGATTGTGACAGACAAAGAAGGAGCAAAAAGCACTGCTCCAGTTACTATAATTTACAATCCATTAGCGCCTAATACTCCTCCAGTGGTACAGCCTATCCCAGATCAGCTGATGGTGAAAGGATCTCAAGGGTTTGCTGATTTGGATCTATCAGACTATGTGAAAGATGACTATCTTAATATCACTGATCTAAACTTTGAATTAGGAAGTGCTAGTAGTTTCAATATAGAATTTACTGAACGTGCAGGTACAACTTACTTAATGGCTCAGCCAATGTTTTCAGATAGTAGTTACACTCAGAAAGTTGACTTTTATGTATTTGAATCTACTAACCAGAGCAGTTATTCATCATTTAGTATCACTTTCATGGTTATAGAAACTGGGTTTATTATTTCTGGCTTGGTGATAGATGAGGATAATTTACCTGTACCTGGAGTAGAAGTTCAAGGTTATACCGAAGAAGCGTTTACAGATGAAAGTGGGAAGTATGCTATAGAAGTTATACCAGGTTGGTCTGGTACCCTGACGCCTATGCTTGCTGATTATACTTTCAGTCCAGAGCAAATTGTTTTTGAAAATGTCCAGACAGATTCTTCTCTTGCAAATTTTATCGGAACCTATGTGGGTGAATATATGATTTCTGGTACTATAAGCTTTGCCTCTAATGAGGTAGGTGTTGAGGGAGTTGTGTTAGATGGACTTATTAATGAGGATGTTATTACTGATCAGAATGGGTATTACGAGTTTTCTGTTCCTAAAGGTTGGTCTGGCACTATCACCCCAATGTTATCAGGGTATACTTTTACACCAGGGTTCATGACCTATGAGAATGTAAATGAAAATTGGAGTTTCCAGAATTATATTGCGGAGGAAGTTACCGGAGTTGATGACATTGATGCAATTCCATTCTCATTCATGCCCAATCCGGCATCGAAGTCAGTGTCCATTTATTTCAAAAAGGAAAGTATTTCTTCAGGCTCCGCTCAATTTTACATTTATGATCTCGAGGGTAGGGAGTTGAAAAAGTTTGAATTATCCCCTGAAACGGAATTTTTGATTTGGGATGGCACTGTGGATTACGGCAACAGGATTGAGTCGGGGATGTATGTTGGAGAGCTGTATAACGGGGAAAAGGTATTTCAATTGAAATTGCTGTGGATTTATTAATTTAGTTGAAACTATAGAGATAAAACATGCCCAAAAAAGAATGCCCCTCCTGCGCCATGGAAATTGATGCTAAAAGTAAGCAGTGTCCCATTTGTGGGTATGAATTCCCGGCTCAGAGTAGGTGGATGCAGGTAGTAGCAATAATAATGATTTTATTAATCCTGTATTTCTGGATTTTTTAAGGTGTATCCCAGTGAGTTTTATTTCACGGAGATACACTTTATGAAGGCTTTATGCATTTGCTTTCATTAATTCTTCATTAATCTTCCCATGAAGATATTATTTCGTACATCGATGGCCTTTATAATGTATTGGCCATTATTCCAGTCTGATACATCTATCGAGGTGTAATCGCTACCTTCCGGCTGAATGTGGTGCAGAAGTTTTCCTTGAATGCTATAAACGTACAACTCTGAAATGCCCTGGTAATCATCGTATTTATAAAAATCCTTATCAAAGGAAAGAGTTACCGCTTTGTCTGATGGGTTAGGATACACATGAAGCTCATAAGTAGAACCTTTAGATTCAAACTTAATAGTGTTTACCAGAACATTGGTAGAAATAGCATCTTCATAATCGAAGGTGATACTAGCCACAGCTTTGATTTGTTCTCCGCCCACCAGATGGTTATGAGGCTTAATAGTGAACTTAAAGAAGCCATGACTGTCCTTTTCATTGGTGGTGCTATCAGGTAAGTAGATATTATTGAAAGACACCCTTAAAATTCCTCTTTCATCGATGTTATAAGTAAAATTATGGCTTGAATTTACAGTTTTAAAGGTGGATTCATCAAGATACTCTGAAATCGGAAAGGATAGGTAAACCCTTGATGCATAATACGTTCCCACGTTCTGAAAGCGGATTCTGTAGGTGAGTGTTTCATTTTTACTCACAAACTTATCAGCACCTTCGCCTTCAGGTAATACTGCTATGTCATTGGGATCTATTGCGCCTACTATGCTATTGCTTTCCGTCATGGAATTATTGCTTTCATCAAGATCAGATCCTGTAGCTGTAATGCTCGAATACACTAATAGATCTTGCCCCACTGTGGTCTCAAGAGTAACTGAATCTGTGATGATAATGCTGGTTGAAGCCCCTGGTTCTATTGTTCCTAAATTGAAGGTGTATTCATTGTCGCCACTTAGGGTGTAGGGGTAATTTGCTTCATTAATTACCACACTGGCCGGATAAGTCAATGTAATATATGAATTATAGGCTGCTTCCGTTCCCAGGTTATTATAATGTAGTACGGATTCGGCCGTAAAGCCCCTTCGCCATGCACTGGTAGTGTAGTCAATAGATAGATCATAACCATTGCTTACAGCTTGCAGAGGAATATTAATATTAGTAGAGCTACCTGTTACGGCAAAACTATTAGGACAAGATAAATTCCAGTAATTGCTCTCCACTAATAATGATATGGTATAGCTGCCATCTTTTAGGTAAAAGGCCATTTGACCATTCATGTCAGAGGCTACAATCTTATTTTGCTCTTCGATTACCAAAGCGATATTTGCCAAAGAAGGCTCGCCGGCATCTTGAATACAGTTGTTATTGATATCATGAAAAACTACTCCTTGAACATTGCTGGCACTTTCTTCCACTATGGTGATGAATTCATTAGAAGCCTGATTTGTTACATATTGTATAATGCCGGAAGGCCATTGTACCTCTATACTGTCGATCACAGTGGCAGTGCCCAGTCCGAAATGCGATCGTAAGCTATTCTGGCTGGCAAAACCTGAAATGGGATTAACTTCTCTAAGTTGCCATGTACCATCGGTTTTTACTCTGACTTGCGCTCCAATTCCATTGGCATTACTCACCGTGCCTTCAAGTCTTATGTTAGTCCAGGTGTTATCATTCTGCTTGTTGCAATACAATCGGTCTTTCTGATCACTATGGAAGGAAAGCATTACATCTAAAAAGCCATCTTTATTGTAATCAGCCCAAGCCTGACCGTAGTTAAGTCCTAAATCAGTAGCTATTTCCTCATCAGTAACCTTGGTGAAGCTGCCAGTTCCATCATTGATGTATAAAAAGTTAGGCCCGTTGTCATTAGTTACAAAGAGATCTAAATCCGTATCGTTATCAATATCTATCCAATTGGCTCCATGGCTATGTCCACGATCTGATACTGTAATGGAACTGGTGACTTTTGTGAAAGTACCATCAGTATTATTGGTATAAAGTGCATTGTTCTGGTTAGAAGAGTTGGTTACAAAAAGATCCATGAAGCCGTCTCCATTGTAATCACCCCAGGCGCCACCTACAGAATTGTCTGTGTCAGTAACTATGCTTCCTGTGGTAATACGCTCAAATTGAAAATTACCTATGTTTTTGAATAATGAATTTGGCTGATTGTCTCCATTTGGTATGAAAATATCTACCAAACCATCATTATTATAATCTGCTAAAAGCGGAGTTGTGGAGCGGTTGCTTACCTGACTTACTGGTGTATTCTCTACTTTTGAAAAGGTGTTATTGCCGTTGTTTTTATAAAGGTGATGGAATCTCGTTTTAAAAAAGTTAGTTAATATCAAATCCACAAATCCATCATTATCAAAATCAGCGAAGGCGGCACCATGAAAATATTGAGGATGCACATCTATTCCGCTTGATGGTAACGCTGAAAAAGTCTCATTACCGTTGTTGATATAAATCATACTGGCATTCCCTGTAGCGTTAACAATGCAAACATCCAAGTCGCCATCATTATCAATATCTGCCCAGGCACTGGCTGCTGTTTTTTCTTTGCTGGTAATCCCGGAAATTGTGGTGCTGCCGAGTGAGCCGGTGTTGTTTTTAAAAATGGCATTTGCTCCTGAATTATTCTTGTCTACCACGAAAAGATCTTCCCATCCATCATTATTGTAATCTATCCAGGCGCTATTCCAGCTGTCCGTAAATGAGTTTATTAAGCTGCCATTTCCGCATTTGTCCATGTAAACATTGCTGGTGCTACAGTCAATTATTGCAATGGTAGCTTTGTCAGAAACTACAAAAGTACCAGTAGCCTCACCTACCAGGCAATCAAATTGCCCTGCATCTGTAATAGTTGCTTGTTGTATGTTTAAATTTTTTGAAGTGGCACCTGAGATATCTACTCCGTTTTTTCTCCATTGATAATTAAGTGCACCTGCGTTAGTACTTTCTGCTACCACTGAAAGATTAATATTTTCGCCATCACAAACTGTTTGGCTAAGAGGTTGGGTGAGGATGGTTGGCGGCGAAACGCTGGAGTTATCAGTGCCACTATAACCACAAATTGAAAGCAATGAATCATTGACAGGATTTACGAACTCGAATGAATAGGTAGCAGCTGGAGGAAGGTTTTCGTTGTAAAAACAATACTTTACAATAGTTGTATTGCCAGATATTTCAGGAGTAGAGGCTGGTCCAGCTACTACATTCGCCAGAACATTGCCAATCCAAATTCTCCGTATGGCAGGTGGGTTTATGATTGGCTCATCGTAAATAAGCGTTATATCACCCGTTTTTGGCAAATTTTCATCAACTACAGCATATGGAGTACCAACAAAATTATCTGCTACAGGAGTACCACTTACGCCAGCGCAGCGGTTGGCCTGTCCATTTCCATTATTCCTTTTGTCAATAACTGGACAAGTTTGTCCATAAGCTATGATTCCAATAGCGAGAAATAAAATAGTAAAAGCTGCTTTCATCCGTCCTCAATTTTGGTCTTGAGGACGAATTCAAATGCGTTGCCAGAAATTAACTATTTGATAAGCAGTGATTTAAAAATTGAAAAAATTCCATTGTAAGGAATAATTCCGTCAGATGTAAATCTATATTTTTGGTTCTTGCTGACTCAGGCAGTGAAAAGAGCCCAAGCCCCAGATAATATCGAGGGAATTAATACCAATTACCTTTCTTCCTTTAAATGCTTCAGATAAGATGCTCAGCGCTTTATCATCATTCTTGTCTTGAAAGGTTGGTACAATTACATGTTCGTTACTGATATAGAAATTTGCATATGAGGCAGGCAGGCGCATGTCCTCAAAAATGATTTCTCTAGGCATAGGTAACTCTATGATATTCAATTGTTTTCCGTCTAAAAGCCTGATTTTTTTCAGTTCTTCCAAATTCTCCTGAAGTGGCTGGTAGTTCTCGTCATTTTTATTTTCTTCAACTACCGTTACCACTGTGTCCTCATTTACAAATCTGGTGAGATCGTCTATGTGGCCATCAGTATCATCACCCACTATGCCATCTCCTAACCATAAGATCTGATCTACACCATAATAGTTATGAAGATATTCTTCTATCTGCCCCTGGTTTAAGTTGGGATTTCTGTTTTCATTTAGTAGGCATGAGGTGGTAGTTAAAAGCGTTCCTTTGCCATTAAACTCAACAGAACCACCTTCCATAACGATACCTGGATGTAAAACAGGTAAATTGTAATGCTCAGCAATTTTAGTAGGAACCACATCATCCAGATCATACGGGGGATATTTGTCTCCCCAGGCATTATAACCCCAGTCAACAATAATTTTCTTGTGTTCTGCTTTCGGGTTGATCAAAAATGCCGGCCCATGATCTCTGCACCATGCATCATTAGTAGGATGAATGAAAAATTCGACCTTACTAAGATCAGTATTGTTGTCTTGTAAATGACCAATGGCTTTAGCTTTCATTGACTCATCACAGACGTTGATCCTTACTTTTTCACTTTCAGTAAGTACTTTAATGAAATCAGCATAAGGACTATAGATGGTTTCAATTTTGCCAGGCCATGACTCCTCTTTATGAGGCCAGCTTAGCCAGGTGGCCTCATGTGGAGCAAACTCTGCTGGAAAATAATACCCTAATTCTTTAGGTGTTTGACCCTGAAAAAGTGGCGACGAACTGTTATTCTTCATCAAGAAAACGCTTAGTGATGGGTTGGTATGAATCTATTCTTCTGTCTCGCATAAATGGCCAGTGCGTACGGTATTGATCCGATTTAGCAAGGTCAAGCTCTTGTACATGAACTTCTTCCTGATCATGAGACGCTTTGTACAGAAGTTTTCCAAAGGCATTGGTAATAAATGAACCACCCCAGAATCTCATCTCGGCTTCGCTGCCCACCCGGTTTACAGACACTACAGGTACACCATTCGCTACAGAGTGTGAGCGCTGTATGGTTTGCCATGCTTGATATTGTTCATCATTAGTATCAATATCCTGATCCCTGTGCCATCCTATTGCGGTAGGGTAGAAGAGGATTTCTGCTCCTTTTAAGGCTGTAATTCTGGCTCCTTCAGGATACCACTGATCCCAGCATATAAGTACGCCTATGGTGGCAAATTTTGTTTTAAAGACTTTATAGCCTAAATCTCCTGGTGTGAAGTAAAACTTCTCATAGTAACCAGGGTCATCAGGAATATGCATTTTTCTGTACTTTCCTAAGTAAGTGCCATCTGCATCTAATACGGCTGTGGTATTGTGGTAAAGACCCTGTGCTCTCTTTTCAAATAGAGAGGCAATGATCACCACGCCTAGCTCTTTAGCTACTTCAGAAAGGGCATCAGTGGATGGTCCGGGGATAGACTCTGCCAGCTTAAAGTTTTCGTAATCTTCTACATCACAGAAATATAAAGAACGAAATAGCTCTTGCAGACAAACGATTTGCGCGCCTTGTGCAGCGGCTTCTTTTACTTTTTCAATGGCCTTGGTCAAATTCTCTTCCGGTGAAGAAGAACAAGTCATTTGAACAGTACCAATTTTTACTTTTTTATCACTCACAGATTAATAATTTATTCGGGTAAATATAATGCATAAAATAATTATTACGCATACAATTTTTATACACTGAAAGTTTTAATCTGAGTGTGTGAAATAAAAGAAATTTCACATTTTTTTAGGTAAACCGAGCCTCTCAAAGTCTGAGAGGGCTCGGCTTATCGATCTTATTGCTTTAAGAACTTACGTTTTTCAATAGAGCCATCAGACTTTTTGATTACTAGAATGTAATAACCTTTTGGCAGGTCCTGGATATTCATTTTAGTTTCATTT
This genomic interval carries:
- a CDS encoding DMT family transporter, whose translation is MKDKTHIQNLFILNITMLIMSTSGVLGRYINMPPPATIWWRCVFGALFLYLFCRWKKNSLKVNLAHDGWALLIGGILLGAHWITYFYALKLSNVAIGMLSLFTYPVFTAFLEPLLLKTKFQPAHILLAFLVLIGIYFLAPEFSLGNDTTLGIICGLVSSIFYTLRNLLLKKKVSRYAGTTLMFYQVIIVACLFWPVFFFNDIRTISGAWMPTIALALITTAIGHTLFVTNLKKFSVTTVSIISGTQPIYGILLGLLFLKEVPQSSTLIGGALILTTVIIESARTKSAQKKEE
- a CDS encoding endonuclease/exonuclease/phosphatase family protein → MKKAFRILFSLAAIIVCLATFLSFFGSMIWQLDLFTNFKLQYALSLLLCVIVLSFTNGKRMAIIAGIFLISNAIAVLPHTSKLSSNGANTHLKITSINLLKSNHNYQATINFINTENPDVLVFEEYQKHWHDKLSVALVNYPYKQTVLRGDSFGIAIYSKEKPSSTTTLTLDQSEVPSLLCKFAVNGSEVNVLGTHTLPPTSEYYAVSRNQHLKSISELKIDSLVVIGDLNITPYSSYFKSMIENSDLEDTRNGFGIQASWPSWGWIFRIPLDHCLVSKNLAVADRTIGPYVGSDHYPITVTLAL
- a CDS encoding VOC family protein; translation: MKIPEGYNTVMPYLIVIDAAAFKKFMESTFDAKEKMVVMRDNTETIMHGEVTVGESTIMFAQVTEEFKQANAGMFIWVENSDITYQKALDLGSTSIMPPANQDYGRSCGVKDPFGNTWWITSPIN
- a CDS encoding helix-turn-helix domain-containing protein, producing MPSQQVLYKTYPPPQRLARYVRMFWVYEINFLQPEPYIYRSVADGGAEILFHYKGPFDEINADRKTRCDRALVHAQTKKFHRFDTEGNFGIFGVYLHPPALAAIFNLPSDELSDEMVNLQTLLGAEGEELTDRIMNARTNEDRVSLLTQFLEKKLLPLQCSSHYIHDAVNHMVRAQGQINVKDMADRYCLSLRQFERKFKACSGFSPKVYSRILRFNEALNSFGRINSLTELAHDCGYYDQSHFIKDFKEFSGYDPSTYFFGNAEGTEYREV
- a CDS encoding FG-GAP-like repeat-containing protein, yielding MKAAFTILFLAIGIIAYGQTCPVIDKRNNGNGQANRCAGVSGTPVADNFVGTPYAVVDENLPKTGDITLIYDEPIINPPAIRRIWIGNVLANVVAGPASTPEISGNTTIVKYCFYNENLPPAATYSFEFVNPVNDSLLSICGYSGTDNSSVSPPTILTQPLSQTVCDGENINLSVVAESTNAGALNYQWRKNGVDISGATSKNLNIQQATITDAGQFDCLVGEATGTFVVSDKATIAIIDCSTSNVYMDKCGNGSLINSFTDSWNSAWIDYNNDGWEDLFVVDKNNSGANAIFKNNTGSLGSTTISGITSKEKTAASAWADIDNDGDLDVCIVNATGNASMIYINNGNETFSALPSSGIDVHPQYFHGAAFADFDNDGFVDLILTNFFKTRFHHLYKNNGNNTFSKVENTPVSQVSNRSTTPLLADYNNDGLVDIFIPNGDNQPNSLFKNIGNFQFERITTGSIVTDTDNSVGGAWGDYNGDGFMDLFVTNSSNQNNALYTNNTDGTFTKVTSSITVSDRGHSHGANWIDIDNDTDLDLFVTNDNGPNFLYINDGTGSFTKVTDEEIATDLGLNYGQAWADYNKDGFLDVMLSFHSDQKDRLYCNKQNDNTWTNIRLEGTVSNANGIGAQVRVKTDGTWQLREVNPISGFASQNSLRSHFGLGTATVIDSIEVQWPSGIIQYVTNQASNEFITIVEESASNVQGVVFHDINNNCIQDAGEPSLANIALVIEEQNKIVASDMNGQMAFYLKDGSYTISLLVESNYWNLSCPNSFAVTGSSTNINIPLQAVSNGYDLSIDYTTSAWRRGFTAESVLHYNNLGTEAAYNSYITLTYPASVVINEANYPYTLSGDNEYTFNLGTIEPGASTSIIITDSVTLETTVGQDLLVYSSITATGSDLDESNNSMTESNSIVGAIDPNDIAVLPEGEGADKFVSKNETLTYRIRFQNVGTYYASRVYLSFPISEYLDESTFKTVNSSHNFTYNIDERGILRVSFNNIYLPDSTTNEKDSHGFFKFTIKPHNHLVGGEQIKAVASITFDYEDAISTNVLVNTIKFESKGSTYELHVYPNPSDKAVTLSFDKDFYKYDDYQGISELYVYSIQGKLLHHIQPEGSDYTSIDVSDWNNGQYIIKAIDVRNNIFMGRLMKN
- a CDS encoding agmatine deiminase family protein — its product is MKNNSSSPLFQGQTPKELGYYFPAEFAPHEATWLSWPHKEESWPGKIETIYSPYADFIKVLTESEKVRINVCDESMKAKAIGHLQDNNTDLSKVEFFIHPTNDAWCRDHGPAFLINPKAEHKKIIVDWGYNAWGDKYPPYDLDDVVPTKIAEHYNLPVLHPGIVMEGGSVEFNGKGTLLTTTSCLLNENRNPNLNQGQIEEYLHNYYGVDQILWLGDGIVGDDTDGHIDDLTRFVNEDTVVTVVEENKNDENYQPLQENLEELKKIRLLDGKQLNIIELPMPREIIFEDMRLPASYANFYISNEHVIVPTFQDKNDDKALSILSEAFKGRKVIGINSLDIIWGLGSFHCLSQQEPKI
- a CDS encoding carbon-nitrogen hydrolase; translated protein: MSDKKVKIGTVQMTCSSSPEENLTKAIEKVKEAAAQGAQIVCLQELFRSLYFCDVEDYENFKLAESIPGPSTDALSEVAKELGVVIIASLFEKRAQGLYHNTTAVLDADGTYLGKYRKMHIPDDPGYYEKFYFTPGDLGYKVFKTKFATIGVLICWDQWYPEGARITALKGAEILFYPTAIGWHRDQDIDTNDEQYQAWQTIQRSHSVANGVPVVSVNRVGSEAEMRFWGGSFITNAFGKLLYKASHDQEEVHVQELDLAKSDQYRTHWPFMRDRRIDSYQPITKRFLDEE